The Hahella sp. HNIBRBA332 genome window below encodes:
- a CDS encoding lipocalin family protein: MKRIYFISLLAASLSLSACHADVELKEDATKAKAALVGVWQGDGSADDEGNYSGLEEYWKITRTADGRFEQEYLSMDISAKKYTLALEKGAWDYEGGMYLETYDDGKSNSFRVISITEDTFQYNFPQDSDDFFIEEGKADSGFELIKPPPEFAKAD, from the coding sequence ATGAAACGGATCTATTTCATTTCCCTTTTGGCGGCGTCTTTGTCGCTGAGTGCATGTCATGCGGATGTTGAGTTGAAGGAGGACGCCACCAAAGCTAAAGCCGCTCTGGTGGGCGTTTGGCAGGGCGATGGCAGCGCGGATGACGAGGGTAATTATTCGGGGCTGGAGGAGTATTGGAAAATTACGCGGACAGCGGACGGTCGTTTTGAGCAGGAATATCTGTCCATGGATATATCTGCGAAAAAGTACACGCTGGCGCTTGAGAAAGGCGCATGGGACTACGAAGGCGGTATGTATTTGGAAACTTATGACGACGGCAAGTCCAACTCGTTCCGGGTGATTTCTATTACCGAGGACACCTTTCAATATAATTTCCCGCAGGACAGCGATGACTTCTTCATCGAAGAAGGCAAAGCCGACAGCGGTTTTGAGTTGATCAAGCCGCCGCCGGAATTCGCCAAAGCGGATTAA